Proteins found in one Patescibacteria group bacterium genomic segment:
- a CDS encoding peptidoglycan bridge formation glycyltransferase FemA/FemB family protein — protein sequence MDLRQSKEFAHYMRLSGWRVEKVSNCFFYIRKLPLLPPLIMKAQYPNSPIPFEGIEKLAKKYKPLQIQIQPLKTEPGLEKYGYRLSGGGHVTKTLQINLNQSEKKIREQMKKDARYSLRKAEKEKLQIIEILDLEKFRQAWRKAVGWRKYVPSLKNLKNLKKAFTRKALFLTAQSQGKIVGGTIILTTNSSAYYYSAFTSKEGRKKLAQYLLVWEAMRLTKKRGCQIFDFEGTYDQRFPIKDWQGFSHFKKSFGGQEVEYPGCFKKIFLNYPKERA from the coding sequence ATGGATTTACGTCAATCAAAGGAATTCGCCCACTATATGAGACTTTCTGGCTGGCGAGTAGAAAAAGTGAGTAATTGCTTTTTCTACATCCGTAAATTACCCTTGTTACCACCTCTGATTATGAAAGCCCAGTATCCTAATTCGCCGATTCCCTTCGAAGGGATTGAAAAACTGGCAAAAAAATACAAACCCCTTCAAATCCAAATCCAACCTTTAAAAACAGAACCAGGTTTGGAAAAGTATGGTTATCGATTAAGCGGTGGTGGTCATGTGACGAAAACTCTTCAAATTAACCTCAATCAATCTGAAAAGAAAATCCGTGAACAAATGAAGAAAGATGCTCGTTATAGCCTTAGAAAAGCAGAAAAAGAAAAATTACAAATCATTGAAATACTTGATTTAGAAAAATTCCGGCAGGCCTGGAGAAAAGCTGTTGGCTGGCGAAAATATGTTCCTTCTTTAAAAAATTTAAAAAATCTTAAAAAAGCCTTTACCAGAAAAGCTCTTTTTCTGACCGCTCAATCTCAAGGTAAAATTGTGGGCGGGACAATCATTCTAACTACTAATAGTAGTGCTTACTATTACTCTGCCTTTACTTCTAAAGAAGGCCGAAAAAAATTAGCTCAATATCTTTTAGTTTGGGAGGCAATGAGATTAACTAAAAAAAGAGGTTGTCAGATTTTTGATTTTGAAGGGACCTATGATCAAAGATTTCCAATTAAAGATTGGCAAGGATTTAGTCATTTTAAAAAAAGTTTTGGTGGTCAAGAAGTTGAATATCCAGGCTGTTTTAAAAAAATCTTCTTGAATTATCCAAAAGAAAGAGCCTAA
- a CDS encoding ATP-dependent DNA helicase: MANSKGKKLNKKQQEAIKHGEGPLLIMAGAGTGKTTVITERIKWLVTSEKAKPAEILALTFTDKAAREMEERVDIAMPYGYTDMWIATFHSFCDRVLRQEALQIGLDPGYKLMAQAETTQFLINHLFKFKLEYFRPLGNPTKFVDGLLQHFSRLKDEDILPEEYLKHARKLKQKAKTKEAKDEATKTLELANAYRTYEELKIKEGMMDFADLISKTIKLFRTRKNILHQYQNKFKYFLVDEFQDTNYAQNELAMLLAGKKANLTVTGDDDQSIYRFRGAAVSNVIQFRKNYPKAKIVVLAKNYRSSQIILDHAYQLIQNNNPDRLEVKEKIDKKLKAVRKIKGKPIEFIQTDRVENEAEAVAKTIKSLIDGSVGSYDYQDIAILVRANNHAEPFVRALARQGLPYQFLGPGQLFRQAEVKDLIAYLKILYNFEDDLALYRVLSLDLFNLDARDLAAINNYAKRKNLSLFEACEQAERLRISKKTKNQIDEFVKMVYRHLKLLSKETAGQILYYFLEDTGLLKNLADYKSPTEEKQAQNISKFFDRLKTYEVDHEDASVRAVVNWLNLSMDLGESPLASNLDWTEENRVNLLTVHSAKGLEFPVVFLVNLVTARFPTRERPEQIPIPEALIKETLPIGDYHEQEERRLFYVGMTRACDRLFLTAANYYGEAKREKKISSFVTEALGEEIIKKPIKADDQLTIFDFRPTPEVKSERNRLPINYLSFSQVETYDKCPLQYRYRYIQRIPTPTPPAAGFGNVIHQTLKDFYQAALEDKKPTKKDLLNTLDKNWSDEGYTSKAHEKRMRKEAERMLRKFYDKGYNLDHLPKYLEQNFVIKAKEGLRIGGRIDRIDETKSGMEIIDYKTGKVIDQKELDRSLQMSVYALAAIDPGILRQNPEDVVLSFYFLDTGEKKSTQRSKEQLIQAKKDLIKKAKEIERSQFEPRPGVWCDFCEYKLICEAWS; the protein is encoded by the coding sequence ATGGCTAATTCCAAAGGGAAAAAATTAAACAAGAAACAGCAAGAAGCAATTAAACACGGCGAAGGCCCTCTTTTGATTATGGCTGGCGCTGGCACTGGCAAAACCACGGTCATTACAGAAAGAATTAAATGGTTGGTGACTTCTGAAAAAGCCAAACCCGCTGAAATTCTAGCTCTGACTTTTACTGATAAAGCGGCTCGAGAAATGGAAGAACGAGTCGATATTGCCATGCCTTATGGTTACACCGATATGTGGATTGCCACCTTCCATTCTTTTTGTGACCGGGTTTTGCGCCAAGAAGCCCTCCAGATTGGCCTTGATCCGGGTTACAAACTGATGGCCCAGGCAGAAACCACCCAGTTTCTGATTAACCATCTTTTTAAATTTAAACTTGAATATTTTCGGCCCTTAGGTAATCCGACTAAATTTGTAGATGGTCTTCTCCAACATTTTTCTCGATTAAAAGATGAAGATATTTTGCCTGAAGAATATCTGAAGCACGCTCGGAAATTAAAACAAAAAGCTAAGACCAAAGAAGCCAAGGATGAAGCGACCAAGACATTGGAATTAGCCAATGCTTATCGAACCTATGAAGAATTAAAAATTAAAGAAGGAATGATGGATTTTGCTGATTTAATTAGTAAAACCATTAAACTTTTTCGAACCCGAAAAAATATTCTCCATCAGTATCAAAATAAATTTAAATATTTTTTAGTTGATGAGTTTCAAGATACCAATTATGCCCAAAATGAATTGGCGATGCTTTTAGCAGGCAAGAAAGCGAATCTTACCGTGACTGGCGATGATGATCAATCAATTTATCGTTTTCGGGGAGCTGCCGTTTCCAATGTTATTCAGTTCCGAAAAAACTATCCCAAAGCTAAGATTGTGGTTCTTGCTAAAAACTATCGTTCTAGCCAAATAATTCTTGATCATGCCTACCAGTTAATTCAAAATAACAACCCTGATCGCTTAGAGGTCAAAGAAAAAATCGATAAAAAACTTAAAGCCGTCAGAAAAATTAAAGGTAAGCCAATTGAGTTTATTCAGACTGATCGGGTGGAAAACGAAGCTGAAGCCGTGGCTAAAACGATTAAAAGTCTGATTGATGGTTCAGTTGGTAGTTATGACTATCAGGACATCGCTATCTTAGTTCGGGCAAACAATCATGCTGAACCTTTTGTCCGGGCCCTGGCTCGCCAGGGTCTGCCTTATCAATTTCTTGGTCCCGGTCAACTCTTTCGTCAAGCTGAAGTCAAAGACTTAATTGCTTATCTTAAGATCCTTTACAATTTCGAAGATGACCTGGCTCTTTACCGAGTTCTTTCCCTGGATTTATTCAATCTGGATGCCCGGGATTTGGCGGCTATTAATAATTATGCTAAGAGAAAGAACCTTTCTTTGTTTGAAGCTTGTGAACAAGCAGAGAGACTAAGAATCAGTAAAAAAACCAAAAATCAGATTGATGAATTTGTTAAAATGGTTTACCGTCATCTTAAACTCCTTTCCAAAGAAACGGCTGGTCAAATTCTCTATTATTTTCTTGAAGACACCGGTTTATTAAAGAATTTAGCTGATTACAAATCACCGACTGAAGAAAAACAAGCCCAAAATATTTCTAAATTTTTTGATCGCCTTAAGACTTATGAAGTTGATCATGAGGATGCCTCGGTCAGAGCCGTAGTTAATTGGCTTAATCTCTCCATGGATTTAGGTGAATCACCCTTAGCCAGTAATTTGGATTGGACTGAAGAAAATCGAGTTAATCTCCTAACCGTTCATTCAGCTAAAGGTCTGGAGTTTCCGGTGGTTTTTTTGGTTAATTTAGTAACAGCTCGTTTCCCCACCCGAGAAAGACCAGAACAAATTCCGATTCCTGAAGCTTTGATTAAAGAAACTTTACCTATAGGTGATTATCACGAACAAGAAGAAAGGCGGTTATTTTACGTGGGCATGACCCGAGCTTGTGACCGTTTGTTTTTAACGGCCGCCAATTATTATGGTGAAGCCAAAAGAGAGAAAAAGATTTCTTCTTTTGTAACAGAAGCCTTAGGTGAAGAAATAATTAAAAAGCCAATAAAAGCTGATGATCAATTAACTATTTTTGATTTTAGACCAACCCCAGAAGTAAAGTCAGAAAGAAACCGCTTACCTATTAATTATTTATCTTTTTCTCAGGTAGAGACTTATGATAAATGTCCTCTCCAATACCGTTATCGTTACATTCAAAGAATTCCCACGCCAACCCCACCGGCGGCTGGTTTTGGTAATGTGATTCATCAAACCTTAAAAGATTTTTATCAAGCAGCCTTAGAAGATAAAAAACCAACAAAAAAAGATTTATTAAATACTTTAGATAAAAATTGGAGCGACGAAGGTTATACCTCTAAGGCTCATGAAAAGCGGATGCGGAAAGAAGCTGAACGGATGTTAAGAAAATTCTATGATAAAGGCTATAACCTGGACCACTTACCTAAGTATTTAGAACAAAATTTTGTGATTAAAGCCAAAGAAGGTCTAAGGATTGGCGGTCGAATTGACCGGATCGACGAAACCAAGTCAGGAATGGAAATTATTGATTACAAGACCGGAAAAGTGATTGATCAAAAAGAATTGGACAGATCATTACAAATGAGTGTTTATGCTTTAGCAGCGATTGACCCGGGAATTCTCAGACAAAATCCAGAAGACGTGGTTTTGTCCTTTTATTTCCTTGATACAGGTGAGAAAAAATCAACTCAAAGAAGCAAAGAACAATTGATTCAAGCAAAAAAAGACCTAATCAAAAAAGCCAAGGAAATTGAGAGAAGTCAATTTGAACCAAGACCCGGAGTCTGGTGTGACTTTTGCGAGTACAAACTTATCTGTGAAGCCTGGTCTTAA
- a CDS encoding DNA recombination protein RmuC → MPNEFYLLTALIIGAIALAVFLINKKLSQIAEKNKPDETLVEWLRANQDLLQKSNKNITDTLQKNTDAIATRLDRAARVIGDLQKEAGQFSEIGRSMRDLQEFLKSPKLRGNIGEEVLKDLISQMFPKNAFYLQYSFKSGEKVDAALRTDAGLLPIDSKFPMENFQRIVKAENEAEKKKARVSFVADVKKHIKTISQKYILPEEGTMDFALMYIPSEAVFYEIANIPDLTDFARSHRVYPVSPSTLYAHLQTILLSFEGKKIESRSREVFRLLRAIRKDYEKTESSLSVLGKHLQNAYNQMSNVLSGFTLLGQKLSSTDSLSEGAGEETKQLKMKGD, encoded by the coding sequence ATGCCCAACGAATTTTACCTTTTAACGGCCTTGATTATTGGCGCCATTGCCCTGGCGGTTTTTTTGATTAACAAAAAACTTTCTCAAATTGCGGAAAAAAACAAACCAGACGAAACTCTAGTTGAATGGCTTCGGGCGAACCAAGATCTGTTGCAAAAAAGCAACAAGAACATTACCGATACTTTGCAAAAGAATACTGATGCCATTGCCACCCGGCTTGATCGGGCCGCCCGAGTGATTGGTGATCTTCAAAAAGAGGCGGGTCAATTCAGTGAAATTGGTCGGTCAATGCGTGACTTACAAGAATTTTTAAAGAGTCCTAAGTTAAGAGGTAATATTGGTGAGGAAGTTTTAAAAGACTTAATTTCCCAAATGTTTCCCAAAAATGCCTTTTATCTTCAATACAGTTTTAAATCAGGGGAAAAGGTCGATGCCGCCCTGAGAACGGATGCAGGTCTTTTACCTATTGATTCTAAATTTCCCATGGAAAATTTTCAACGAATTGTTAAAGCTGAAAACGAAGCAGAAAAGAAAAAAGCTAGGGTCTCTTTTGTGGCTGATGTTAAGAAACACATTAAAACAATTTCCCAAAAGTATATCCTGCCTGAAGAAGGGACAATGGATTTTGCTTTAATGTATATTCCTTCAGAAGCGGTTTTTTATGAAATTGCCAATATTCCTGATTTGACCGACTTTGCTCGAAGCCATCGAGTTTATCCGGTTTCCCCTTCAACTCTTTACGCTCATCTCCAGACAATTCTCTTGTCTTTTGAAGGTAAGAAAATAGAAAGTCGTTCCCGGGAAGTTTTTCGACTTTTAAGGGCGATTAGAAAAGATTATGAAAAGACCGAGAGTTCTCTTTCGGTTCTTGGCAAACATCTCCAGAATGCTTACAACCAAATGAGTAATGTTCTTTCTGGTTTTACTCTCTTAGGCCAAAAACTATCTTCAACCGATTCTTTAAGTGAAGGCGCAGGAGAAGAAACAAAACAATTAAAGATGAAGGGAGATTAA
- a CDS encoding Trp family transcriptional regulator, translated as MQVSKKKVNPNLKNQIYQLLYQVIADIRSKKEAETFLNEGLTETELEIFAKRLGAAYYLNKGRSYSNIKANLRLSSATISSVAEQMRKGKGFENALQKINAEEWANKWAKRISKRFKSLL; from the coding sequence ATGCAAGTTTCAAAAAAGAAAGTTAACCCTAATCTGAAAAATCAGATCTACCAACTCCTTTATCAAGTCATCGCTGATATCCGCTCAAAAAAAGAAGCCGAAACATTTCTCAATGAAGGTTTAACCGAAACCGAACTAGAAATCTTTGCCAAGCGCCTGGGAGCCGCCTATTATCTTAATAAAGGTAGAAGTTATTCCAATATTAAGGCCAATTTAAGACTTTCCAGCGCCACAATTTCTTCAGTAGCCGAACAAATGAGAAAGGGCAAGGGTTTTGAAAATGCTCTTCAGAAAATTAATGCCGAAGAATGGGCTAATAAATGGGCGAAAAGAATCAGTAAGCGCTTTAAATCTCTTCTTTAA
- the metG gene encoding methionine--tRNA ligase, whose protein sequence is MARKFYLTTAIPYVNAAPHVGHALEFVQTDVIARYHRFLGEDTYFLSGTDDNALKNVQAAEEKKIPVEKFVKQNSDKFYQFKNILNISFDDFIRTTEKRHVEGAQALWKACKKEDIYRKKYKGLYCVGCEEFKTEKDLVNGQCPEHKKEPELVEEENYFFRLSRYQNWLEKLITSNKLKIVPKTRKNEVLAFIRQGLEDFSISRTKERAHGWGIPVPGDSNQIIYVWFDALANYITALDWQNKGKLYQKYWPADLHVIGKGIIRFHAIYWPAMLKSASLLPPKAEFVHGYITVEGEKISKSIGNVIDPFDLVKKFGTDPIRYYLLREIPVYGDGDFSIQRFKEVYNADLANGLGNLAARVAKLCEKSGFEFKKTNQKLYPEIQKALVKFQLDQALNFIWQEKITACDKFIDQKKPWEVSGKKLKPVLDKLVKEIREISYNLEPFLPETAEKIEKQFQGPKIKAEKPLFPRIE, encoded by the coding sequence ATGGCTAGAAAATTCTATCTGACCACCGCTATTCCTTACGTTAATGCCGCGCCCCATGTTGGTCATGCCTTGGAATTCGTCCAAACTGATGTCATTGCCCGCTATCATCGTTTTCTTGGTGAAGACACTTATTTTCTATCTGGAACCGATGATAATGCCCTTAAAAACGTCCAGGCAGCTGAGGAGAAAAAAATTCCTGTAGAAAAATTTGTTAAACAGAATTCGGATAAATTCTATCAATTCAAAAATATTCTTAATATCTCCTTTGACGATTTTATTCGCACTACCGAAAAACGTCACGTCGAAGGAGCCCAAGCCTTATGGAAAGCTTGTAAAAAAGAGGATATTTACAGGAAAAAATATAAAGGCCTCTATTGTGTTGGTTGTGAAGAATTTAAAACAGAGAAAGATCTTGTTAACGGTCAGTGCCCTGAACATAAAAAAGAACCAGAATTGGTGGAAGAAGAAAATTATTTCTTCCGCCTCTCTAGATACCAAAATTGGCTAGAAAAGTTAATTACTAGTAACAAATTAAAAATTGTTCCTAAAACCCGCAAAAATGAAGTTCTCGCTTTCATCCGCCAGGGTCTTGAAGACTTTAGTATTTCTCGAACTAAAGAAAGAGCTCATGGTTGGGGAATCCCTGTTCCTGGCGACTCCAACCAAATTATTTATGTTTGGTTCGACGCTTTAGCCAACTATATTACCGCTCTTGATTGGCAAAACAAAGGCAAGCTTTATCAAAAATATTGGCCGGCTGATCTCCATGTGATTGGTAAGGGAATTATTCGATTCCATGCTATTTACTGGCCAGCTATGCTTAAAAGCGCTAGTTTACTACCACCAAAAGCCGAATTTGTCCATGGTTATATTACGGTTGAAGGCGAAAAAATCAGCAAATCAATAGGCAACGTGATTGATCCTTTCGATTTGGTTAAGAAATTCGGGACTGACCCAATCCGCTATTATCTTCTTCGAGAGATTCCAGTCTATGGTGATGGTGATTTTTCGATTCAACGATTCAAAGAAGTCTATAATGCCGATTTGGCTAATGGTCTAGGTAATTTAGCTGCCCGAGTGGCTAAGTTATGCGAAAAGTCAGGTTTTGAATTTAAAAAAACCAATCAAAAACTTTATCCCGAAATTCAAAAAGCCCTAGTAAAGTTCCAGTTGGATCAAGCTTTGAATTTTATCTGGCAAGAAAAAATTACTGCTTGTGACAAATTCATTGATCAGAAAAAACCCTGGGAGGTTTCAGGTAAAAAACTAAAGCCAGTTTTAGATAAATTAGTTAAGGAAATCCGAGAGATTAGTTATAATCTTGAACCTTTTCTCCCAGAAACCGCCGAAAAAATTGAAAAACAGTTTCAAGGACCCAAAATCAAAGCCGAAAAACCACTTTTCCCTAGAATAGAATAA
- a CDS encoding TatD family hydrolase translates to MLVDTHTHLNFQEFEKDLDQVIKRAIKNKVEKIVCVSSNLQESEKAIEIAQKYPGIVFAAIGIHPHQTDPKTKLSTKEQLQKLAKLTKRKEVVVIGECGLDYSPAPPGEKDRSQKEQLFLFKKQIELALKEKLPINIHSRKASSETLEILERYGKKGLKGIWHCYSAGKKRIKRISQLGFFFGVDGNLTYDPGFQNVFSQIPLEEIVLETDCPFLTPEPYRGQRSEPSHVKITAEYLAKLKDTTLEEVAKITTQNVKKIFKI, encoded by the coding sequence ATGTTAGTTGATACCCACACTCATCTTAATTTTCAAGAATTTGAAAAAGACTTAGACCAAGTCATTAAAAGAGCCATTAAAAACAAGGTTGAGAAAATCGTCTGTGTGAGCAGTAATCTTCAAGAATCAGAAAAAGCGATTGAAATTGCTCAAAAATATCCAGGAATTGTTTTTGCGGCCATTGGTATTCATCCCCACCAAACAGACCCGAAAACAAAATTATCCACAAAAGAACAACTTCAAAAATTGGCTAAATTGACTAAACGAAAAGAAGTTGTTGTAATTGGCGAGTGCGGTCTTGACTATTCACCGGCCCCGCCCGGAGAAAAAGATCGGTCTCAAAAAGAACAGCTCTTTCTTTTTAAGAAACAAATTGAATTGGCTTTAAAAGAAAAACTGCCGATTAATATTCATTCTCGGAAGGCTTCTTCAGAAACCCTTGAAATTCTTGAAAGATATGGGAAAAAAGGGCTGAAAGGTATTTGGCATTGTTATTCAGCTGGTAAAAAAAGAATTAAAAGAATTAGTCAATTAGGTTTCTTTTTTGGGGTTGATGGCAATCTGACTTATGATCCTGGTTTCCAAAATGTTTTTAGCCAAATCCCCTTAGAAGAAATTGTTTTAGAAACTGACTGTCCTTTTCTTACTCCAGAACCTTATCGAGGCCAAAGAAGTGAACCCTCTCATGTTAAAATTACCGCAGAATACTTAGCTAAATTAAAAGACACTACTCTAGAAGAAGTTGCTAAAATTACAACTCAAAATGTCAAAAAAATCTTCAAAATTTAA
- a CDS encoding glycosyltransferase family 2 protein, whose product MKEFVERYDARIQRFLEILPGTLAWTIILFPLWGAFFMPRIVAYFTVGFLVFWFYRSFQAAFLGLAGYIKIKQAEKINWHQQYLKDKDQDSLSWEEIKHLVIIPNYNESVEKISETLNRLAKQKYLNKDQMIIVLAMEARAEGSRKRARELTKKFKGQFGQLITSIHPDGIKGEIRGKASNEAWAAKLAKKILVDKKGYDIDKITITSCDADSCFHPKYFSSLTYEFALNKKRYLRFWQSPIVWHNNFWRVPAFIRIVGTMGNITHVSHLLEPESLYLNYSTYSASLKMIDKVGYWHTDIIPEDWHIFLQTFFDNRGEVEVEPIFHPTSIDAPEGTSYFGSLKNRYLQCRRHAWGCTDIPFAIKLALKHPEIPVWTKVFRIYKLVETHLIWSTNWFILTLGAWLPALINPVFKQTALGYNLPRISRIILTTCLLFLFVVIALDFSLRPKKPKDFPRWKSSLEYLQWILMPVATLLMSVIPGLHSQTQLMTGKRLEYWVTEKV is encoded by the coding sequence ATGAAAGAATTTGTTGAACGTTATGATGCTCGAATCCAAAGATTCCTGGAAATTCTACCTGGGACTTTAGCTTGGACAATTATTCTTTTCCCTCTTTGGGGCGCTTTTTTTATGCCTCGAATTGTCGCCTACTTTACGGTTGGTTTTTTGGTTTTCTGGTTTTATCGTTCTTTTCAAGCTGCCTTTCTAGGATTGGCTGGCTATATTAAAATCAAACAGGCAGAAAAAATTAATTGGCACCAGCAATACTTAAAGGATAAAGACCAAGACTCTCTCTCTTGGGAAGAAATTAAACACCTTGTCATTATTCCTAATTACAATGAATCGGTAGAGAAAATCTCTGAAACTCTTAATCGTCTCGCTAAGCAGAAATATCTTAACAAAGACCAGATGATTATTGTTCTGGCTATGGAAGCGAGAGCTGAAGGTTCCCGAAAAAGAGCCAGGGAACTAACTAAAAAATTCAAAGGCCAATTTGGTCAACTAATTACCTCCATCCATCCTGACGGCATTAAAGGTGAAATTCGAGGCAAAGCCTCTAATGAAGCCTGGGCGGCTAAGTTAGCTAAAAAAATTCTTGTTGATAAAAAAGGTTATGATATCGACAAAATCACTATCACCAGCTGTGATGCTGATTCCTGTTTCCATCCTAAATATTTTTCCTCTCTTACTTACGAATTTGCCCTTAATAAAAAACGCTATCTCCGCTTCTGGCAATCACCAATTGTTTGGCATAATAATTTCTGGCGCGTACCCGCTTTCATTAGAATTGTCGGCACTATGGGTAATATTACTCATGTCTCTCACCTTTTAGAACCAGAAAGTCTTTATCTTAACTACTCTACCTATTCTGCTTCTCTAAAAATGATCGACAAGGTTGGCTATTGGCACACCGACATTATTCCTGAAGACTGGCATATTTTCCTCCAAACTTTTTTTGATAATCGAGGTGAAGTTGAAGTCGAACCTATTTTCCATCCAACCAGTATTGATGCTCCTGAAGGTACTAGCTATTTTGGTTCTCTAAAAAATCGTTATCTTCAATGCCGACGTCACGCTTGGGGTTGTACTGACATTCCTTTTGCTATTAAATTAGCTTTGAAACATCCCGAAATTCCGGTTTGGACAAAGGTTTTTCGAATTTACAAACTAGTTGAAACCCATCTCATCTGGTCAACTAACTGGTTTATTCTGACTTTAGGTGCTTGGTTACCAGCTCTGATTAACCCGGTTTTCAAACAGACTGCTCTAGGTTACAACCTGCCTAGAATTTCTCGGATTATTTTGACCACTTGTTTGCTTTTCCTTTTCGTCGTTATTGCTCTTGATTTCTCTCTGCGTCCTAAAAAACCCAAAGACTTTCCTCGCTGGAAATCATCCCTCGAGTACCTTCAGTGGATTTTGATGCCTGTGGCCACTCTATTAATGTCAGTTATTCCTGGACTTCATTCTCAAACCCAATTAATGACCGGAAAAAGACTGGAATATTGGGTCACAGAAAAAGTATAG
- a CDS encoding glycosyltransferase family 39 protein translates to MNQFTASLWGDEAWAATLAIKPYWQIVTTVARDTSPPLYYLLYHTWIKFFGISEISIRMLSFAFFLGTVVTVFFIGKHLWDKKTGLLAALLTLVNPFLFHYAFEGRMYAILALTSTLSIYFFLKKNRLGFILASVAALYSHHFFIFIIAFEGLWQLTESWSQPIKKIIKNYLDFFLIGLLYLPWLYPLYYQVSLVSSGFWLGKPNFEVFLETVIKFLVGSGQETSRQLAFGAIGLILILRNWFKDKKQSLFLLGWFFIPLILTYLISQFFQPIFFDRYMLLVVPASSLLIASLRRKFSFIFIFIVIFLLATLNYHYFTHPTKRPFREFANYIKTEAADLTLINYSAASHHLFESKYYGLEAPIYAPNPLPFYTGTALMEKEDMIDQLPDKESLGLITSASPEEIVITGYEIEKSKQFDDLSFLWLIKL, encoded by the coding sequence ATGAACCAATTCACTGCCAGTCTTTGGGGCGATGAAGCTTGGGCCGCCACTCTAGCAATCAAGCCCTATTGGCAAATCGTTACCACCGTAGCCCGAGATACTTCACCACCTCTTTATTACCTTCTTTACCATACTTGGATTAAATTTTTTGGCATTTCAGAAATCTCTATCCGGATGCTTTCCTTTGCTTTCTTCTTGGGAACAGTCGTCACCGTTTTTTTTATTGGTAAACATCTTTGGGATAAAAAAACTGGTCTTTTAGCCGCTCTTTTAACCCTCGTTAATCCTTTTCTCTTTCATTACGCTTTTGAAGGGAGAATGTATGCCATTCTGGCTTTAACTTCAACCCTTTCAATCTACTTTTTTCTTAAGAAAAATAGGCTGGGTTTCATCCTTGCCAGTGTAGCCGCTCTTTATTCCCACCATTTCTTTATTTTCATCATTGCTTTTGAAGGACTCTGGCAACTAACAGAAAGCTGGAGTCAGCCTATTAAAAAAATCATTAAAAATTACCTTGATTTCTTCCTGATTGGCCTTCTTTATCTTCCTTGGCTTTATCCCCTTTATTACCAAGTTTCCCTTGTGAGTAGTGGTTTCTGGTTAGGCAAGCCTAATTTTGAAGTTTTTCTTGAAACCGTCATTAAGTTTCTTGTTGGTTCTGGTCAAGAAACCAGTCGTCAATTGGCTTTTGGAGCCATTGGTCTAATTCTTATTTTAAGAAATTGGTTTAAAGATAAAAAACAATCTCTTTTTCTTTTAGGTTGGTTTTTTATTCCTCTTATTCTTACCTACCTTATTTCTCAATTCTTCCAACCAATTTTCTTCGATCGTTATATGCTTCTAGTCGTTCCAGCTAGTAGTTTATTAATTGCTTCTCTAAGAAGGAAATTCTCCTTCATTTTTATTTTCATCGTTATCTTTCTCTTAGCAACTCTTAATTACCATTATTTCACCCACCCCACTAAGAGACCCTTCAGAGAGTTCGCTAATTATATTAAAACCGAAGCGGCGGATCTAACTTTGATTAACTACAGCGCCGCTTCTCATCATCTTTTTGAATCAAAATATTATGGTCTCGAGGCCCCAATTTATGCGCCCAATCCATTACCTTTTTATACTGGAACCGCCTTAATGGAAAAAGAAGACATGATTGATCAACTCCCTGATAAAGAAAGTCTTGGTTTAATCACTAGCGCCTCTCCTGAAGAAATTGTCATTACCGGCTATGAAATTGAAAAAAGCAAACAATTTGATGATTTATCTTTCTTATGGCTAATCAAGTTATAA